In a single window of the Vicinamibacterales bacterium genome:
- a CDS encoding glutaminyl-peptide cyclotransferase produces MRHWSLAAAIGGFGVVALAWSTNGSTAETIWEYEIIGEYPHDQNAFTQGLYFEGGHLFEGTGRRGESALRKIEVSTGRVLQQADLQPFFFGEGIAPWVDRIYQLTWVAGVGVIYDKESFEPVGQFRYDTEGWGLTHDGQAFIMSDGSADLSFRHPISFRELRRLRVSDASGPVTALNELEYIDGNIWANIWHRDELVSIDPETGSVNGRLDLSGLLAGARPLDEEGVLNGIAHDPSTGHLFVTGKLWSRVFEIRISESS; encoded by the coding sequence GTGCGACATTGGAGCTTGGCAGCCGCCATTGGGGGTTTCGGCGTTGTAGCCTTGGCCTGGTCAACGAACGGCTCTACGGCCGAAACGATTTGGGAGTACGAGATTATCGGCGAATACCCTCACGATCAGAATGCATTTACGCAGGGCCTGTATTTTGAAGGTGGGCATTTGTTTGAAGGTACCGGTCGCCGTGGCGAATCCGCACTACGGAAAATAGAGGTGAGTACGGGGCGAGTTCTCCAGCAGGCTGATTTACAGCCATTTTTTTTCGGTGAAGGAATTGCCCCATGGGTCGATCGGATCTACCAGCTGACTTGGGTTGCCGGTGTGGGGGTCATCTACGACAAGGAAAGTTTTGAACCTGTGGGACAGTTTCGATACGACACTGAGGGATGGGGTCTCACGCATGATGGACAGGCCTTCATCATGAGCGATGGATCGGCTGATTTGTCCTTCCGGCATCCGATCAGCTTCCGTGAACTCCGACGGTTGCGTGTTTCTGATGCAAGCGGGCCGGTGACTGCGCTGAATGAGCTCGAGTACATCGACGGAAACATCTGGGCCAACATCTGGCACCGAGATGAGCTGGTATCGATTGACCCTGAAACCGGTTCCGTTAATGGGCGACTCGATCTATCCGGTCTACTGGCCGGTGCACGTCCTCTGGATGAGGAAGGGGTACTCAACGGCATAGCTCATGACCCGTCGACCGGACATCTTTTTGTTACAGGCAAGCTATGGTCCCGAGTGTTTGAGATTCGCATAAGCGAGTCTAGCTAG
- a CDS encoding S9 family peptidase: MAKSLIPWALTFVVIWPTTSGAQPEIRKLELATYLELESVADPKLSPDGSQVVYTRQWFDKINDLRKSSLWIVNRDGSRNRFLVDGSSPKWSPEGDRIAFISSGEPEGRQIFVRWMDDEGAVTQITRVENAPANITWSPEGSRIAFSMMVDQKNRWPIDLPSGPEGAKWTESPKIVERLRYRQDRVGYIDEGWQHLFVVPTEGGTAKQITNGNYNHTNVEWVPDGSQLVFSGLRLEDAEHHFRESEIYSIDIASGAVTQLTHRHGPDQQPKVSPDGNKIAYTGYDWTRDSWIDSKLYVMNIDGSNSRLVSSDWDRSPRGLTWSADSLTVYFTAQNEGTQNLYALSVEGATAGRVSSVTEGVHTLTVTDINSEGQAVGTLTDFYKPTDVVAFDIGSSLVMDQLTHVNDDILNGITLGQVKEIWYNAPDGVRVQGWYMTPPDFDESQTYPLQLHIHGGPHSMYGARFNFGWQEHVANNYIVLFTNPRGSTGYGSAFGNMIADAYPGPDYDDLMAGVDTMIAKGFIDRQNLFVTGCSGGGILTAWIVTKTDRFAAASSNCTIVDWLSTTGTTDILPYYRFPQLPWEDPTLWIKHSSIFHVGNVNTPTMLITGEEDLRTPIAQAEQFYRALNFRRVPTALLRYKNQSHGTGSRPSNFMRTQLYLRHWFEKYGTTRDQMTKAGQ, translated from the coding sequence ATGGCCAAAAGTCTGATTCCGTGGGCACTAACGTTCGTCGTCATCTGGCCGACTACCAGTGGGGCACAACCAGAGATTCGCAAATTAGAACTGGCAACCTATCTCGAGTTGGAATCGGTCGCTGATCCCAAGCTGTCACCTGACGGAAGCCAAGTTGTCTACACACGGCAGTGGTTCGACAAGATAAACGACTTGCGTAAATCGTCTCTCTGGATAGTCAACCGTGACGGAAGCCGCAACCGCTTCCTAGTCGACGGTTCTAGTCCGAAATGGTCGCCGGAAGGTGACCGGATCGCGTTTATAAGTTCAGGAGAACCCGAAGGGCGACAAATCTTCGTGCGCTGGATGGATGATGAGGGAGCCGTGACTCAAATCACGCGAGTGGAAAACGCGCCGGCAAACATCACCTGGTCACCCGAAGGTTCCCGGATCGCCTTTAGCATGATGGTTGACCAAAAGAACCGCTGGCCCATTGATCTGCCGAGTGGACCAGAAGGGGCAAAATGGACTGAATCACCAAAAATCGTGGAACGACTTCGGTATCGACAGGATCGCGTCGGTTATATCGATGAAGGGTGGCAACACCTCTTCGTTGTGCCGACTGAAGGAGGCACAGCGAAGCAAATCACCAACGGTAACTACAATCACACCAACGTTGAGTGGGTACCCGATGGTAGCCAACTCGTCTTCAGTGGATTACGGCTTGAGGACGCCGAGCACCATTTCCGCGAGTCTGAGATCTACTCGATCGACATTGCCAGCGGAGCTGTCACGCAACTTACCCACCGCCACGGCCCCGATCAACAGCCCAAGGTATCACCAGATGGCAACAAAATCGCGTACACCGGTTACGACTGGACGCGCGACTCATGGATCGACAGTAAGCTCTACGTCATGAATATCGACGGTTCAAACTCGCGCCTAGTTTCCAGCGACTGGGATCGCTCGCCACGCGGGTTAACCTGGAGTGCAGACAGTTTAACGGTGTACTTCACGGCACAGAATGAGGGCACGCAGAATCTTTACGCGCTGTCGGTTGAAGGTGCGACTGCAGGCCGTGTTTCGTCAGTAACGGAGGGCGTACACACTCTGACTGTAACGGACATTAATAGCGAAGGACAGGCCGTTGGCACCTTAACTGACTTCTATAAACCCACCGACGTAGTCGCCTTCGATATCGGCTCTTCGTTAGTAATGGATCAACTGACACATGTCAACGACGACATTCTGAACGGCATTACCCTCGGTCAAGTAAAGGAGATTTGGTATAACGCACCCGATGGCGTGCGAGTCCAAGGTTGGTACATGACACCACCGGACTTCGATGAGTCCCAGACGTATCCTCTCCAGTTACACATCCACGGTGGTCCGCACAGCATGTACGGCGCCCGGTTTAATTTCGGCTGGCAAGAACACGTGGCTAACAACTACATCGTGCTCTTCACAAATCCGCGTGGCAGCACCGGATACGGCAGTGCGTTCGGCAATATGATCGCTGACGCATATCCGGGTCCGGATTATGACGACCTGATGGCTGGCGTCGATACCATGATCGCGAAGGGTTTCATCGATCGGCAGAATTTATTTGTGACTGGCTGCAGCGGTGGCGGCATCCTCACGGCGTGGATCGTTACGAAAACCGATCGATTCGCGGCGGCATCCTCAAATTGCACGATCGTTGACTGGTTAAGTACAACCGGCACCACCGACATCCTCCCCTACTATCGTTTTCCACAACTGCCTTGGGAGGACCCGACCCTGTGGATCAAGCACTCTTCGATCTTTCACGTTGGTAATGTCAACACGCCGACGATGCTAATTACCGGTGAAGAAGATCTGAGAACACCGATTGCGCAGGCAGAACAATTTTATCGAGCGCTGAACTTCCGGAGAGTGCCAACAGCGCTCTTGCGTTACAAGAACCAATCACACGGTACTGGTTCACGGCCATCAAACTTTATGCGCACCCAGCTGTACCTTCGTCATTGGTTCGAAAAATATGGGACAACACGTGATCAAATGACTAAAGCTGGGCAGTAG
- a CDS encoding VCBS repeat-containing protein — protein MRKLIFVTFVIGVFALAPRTTRAQLAFTEHTIATGLSGGYQVIAADLNADGRTDLIALASRLSELIWFENPGWQRNVIAADRAGMINLAVHDLTGDGIPEIALAEGFSTSPDRSAGIVSILGHTGDPKAPWSIQEIDRVPTSHRLRWINLDNDVWLVNAPLAGKTSQPPEYRGSTPLYAYDPDNWNRTLIANDGGVVHGIQPVEWGGTSSQQSLLSASFLGVHLHRYDNGSWSRSLIHAGNPSDWPVSGSSEVDLGNVDGQHYVATIDPWHGHEVVVYTQADGTWVRTVIDDTLEDGHTLVVGDLNGNGNDEIIAGARRGAQVMLYQFSETRWTKQVIDNGDMAAAGCTLADLNLDDLLDIACIGSGTANLKWYENQSMIAALESSGSSR, from the coding sequence ATGCGAAAACTCATATTTGTCACCTTCGTCATTGGCGTGTTCGCCTTAGCACCAAGAACCACCAGGGCACAGTTAGCTTTTACTGAGCACACGATCGCTACCGGTCTCAGTGGAGGCTACCAGGTCATAGCCGCTGATTTGAATGCAGACGGACGAACGGACCTCATTGCCCTCGCCAGCAGGTTGAGCGAGCTCATCTGGTTCGAAAACCCTGGCTGGCAGCGAAACGTCATCGCAGCAGACCGTGCTGGCATGATTAATCTTGCGGTGCATGATCTCACCGGCGATGGCATCCCCGAGATCGCGTTGGCAGAAGGCTTTTCTACAAGTCCGGACCGAAGTGCCGGGATTGTCTCAATTCTCGGACATACTGGTGACCCAAAAGCACCATGGTCCATCCAAGAGATCGACCGTGTTCCAACTTCGCACCGACTGCGCTGGATCAATCTCGATAACGATGTCTGGCTCGTCAATGCCCCGCTCGCTGGTAAAACCTCACAGCCGCCAGAGTATCGCGGTAGTACCCCTTTATACGCCTACGACCCGGACAACTGGAATCGAACACTAATCGCGAACGACGGCGGTGTCGTCCACGGCATTCAACCCGTTGAATGGGGTGGAACATCCTCTCAACAATCACTGTTAAGCGCGAGCTTCCTCGGTGTGCATTTGCATCGGTATGACAATGGGTCATGGAGCCGTTCTCTGATCCACGCTGGCAACCCATCCGACTGGCCAGTCAGCGGTTCGAGCGAAGTCGACCTTGGAAACGTGGATGGTCAGCACTATGTTGCCACGATTGATCCATGGCATGGCCATGAGGTGGTTGTCTACACTCAAGCCGATGGAACCTGGGTGCGTACCGTGATCGACGATACTCTTGAAGACGGGCACACACTCGTTGTCGGCGACCTCAACGGGAACGGGAACGACGAAATCATAGCTGGCGCACGCCGAGGCGCGCAGGTCATGCTCTACCAGTTCTCAGAAACCAGGTGGACGAAACAGGTGATTGACAATGGCGACATGGCTGCAGCAGGGTGCACCCTTGCCGATCTGAATCTAGATGACTTGTTGGATATTGCCTGCATTGGATCAGGCACCGCGAATCTAAAGTGGTACGAGAATCAGTCAATGATCGCTGCCTTGGAGTCCTCAGGTAGTAGTCGATAG
- a CDS encoding amidohydrolase family protein: MLLGKQLGCFLLSSLILSLLSWPLSAQQFDFLILNGRVLDGSGSPEFRADVGIRGQTVVAVGRLSGASADRVIDAAGQLIVPGFIDMHSHADRVLVSNNRRGREARNLVLQGVTTVVVGPDGRNPIWPVADEIAAYRSGGTAVNVVPMVGHGTVRGEVMGDGYERPATAEEIAQMQMLVREGMEAGAWGLGAGPEYRPGRFSTTDELIALAKVVADYNGFYYAHQRSQSPLPRWQTPSIAEGWRLTGTDGMKETIAIGRESGIRVVGSHIKAKGPSTWGHSSVDVLLIERARAEGVQVYLDQYPYETFGGGAVGVIPPWGFAPPGTDRTGGNDAPLWRRAGLLGNNNLRENLDHEEYGPLLITDIEFMLDLQGGADRHIIVHAPRDPSLVGKTLTEVADGNGRTPVEQLVDFAMTGDDSLRSGVLFRPVAGHQFDVENYMRQEYTATGTDGGVTLSPVPGQHPRYFGTYARKLAHYVKVRGAISLPFAIRSSTGLPAQIIGLPDRGYVRAGQKADLIVLDFDRLEDRATILDPARSPVGFGYVMVNGTLTVDDGQPTGALPGAVIDRNEVWP, translated from the coding sequence ATGCTGCTTGGGAAACAACTCGGCTGTTTTCTGCTGTCATCACTGATCTTATCGTTACTCAGTTGGCCTCTTAGCGCCCAGCAATTTGACTTTCTCATTCTGAACGGCCGCGTTCTCGACGGGTCGGGCAGCCCAGAGTTCCGGGCCGATGTCGGTATTCGTGGGCAGACTGTCGTTGCTGTTGGGAGACTGTCTGGCGCGTCGGCCGATCGCGTGATCGATGCTGCTGGGCAACTGATCGTGCCCGGTTTCATCGACATGCATTCGCATGCCGACAGGGTGCTCGTGTCCAACAATCGGCGGGGCCGTGAGGCGCGAAATCTTGTCCTCCAAGGGGTCACTACTGTGGTCGTTGGGCCAGACGGGCGAAATCCAATTTGGCCCGTCGCTGACGAGATTGCCGCCTATCGCAGTGGAGGAACCGCGGTGAACGTAGTACCGATGGTGGGACACGGCACGGTCCGCGGGGAGGTGATGGGAGATGGCTACGAGCGACCCGCGACCGCCGAGGAAATTGCACAGATGCAGATGCTCGTTCGTGAGGGGATGGAGGCGGGAGCATGGGGCCTCGGGGCTGGGCCGGAGTATCGCCCGGGGCGGTTTAGTACCACTGATGAGTTAATCGCCTTGGCGAAGGTCGTGGCCGACTATAACGGATTTTACTACGCGCATCAGCGCAGTCAGTCGCCGCTGCCGCGCTGGCAGACCCCAAGTATCGCTGAGGGCTGGCGGTTGACTGGGACCGACGGAATGAAGGAGACCATTGCGATTGGGCGTGAGTCGGGCATCCGAGTTGTTGGAAGTCATATCAAAGCGAAGGGGCCATCGACGTGGGGCCACTCGTCAGTGGACGTTCTGCTTATAGAGCGCGCTCGAGCGGAAGGCGTGCAGGTTTATCTGGATCAGTATCCATACGAGACCTTTGGTGGTGGCGCGGTCGGCGTTATCCCGCCTTGGGGGTTTGCGCCACCAGGCACGGATCGAACCGGCGGTAACGACGCACCACTCTGGCGTCGAGCGGGATTACTGGGCAACAATAATCTCCGCGAAAATCTCGACCATGAGGAATACGGCCCACTGCTCATTACCGATATTGAGTTTATGCTCGACCTCCAGGGTGGGGCCGACCGACACATTATTGTGCACGCACCTCGTGACCCAAGCCTTGTGGGTAAGACGTTGACAGAAGTGGCCGATGGAAACGGTCGAACACCGGTGGAACAACTCGTCGATTTCGCCATGACCGGAGATGACTCGCTTCGGTCAGGCGTTCTATTCCGACCCGTAGCTGGTCACCAGTTTGATGTTGAGAACTACATGAGGCAGGAGTACACCGCGACCGGAACAGACGGCGGTGTGACTCTGAGTCCTGTGCCAGGGCAGCATCCTCGCTATTTCGGCACCTATGCTCGAAAGCTTGCCCATTATGTGAAGGTGCGCGGCGCAATTTCATTGCCGTTCGCTATCCGTTCGTCGACTGGGCTGCCGGCTCAGATTATTGGCCTGCCTGACCGCGGCTACGTGCGCGCCGGTCAGAAAGCTGACTTGATTGTGCTGGACTTCGACCGGCTTGAAGATCGCGCCACGATTCTTGACCCGGCTCGGTCTCCTGTCGGGTTTGGTTACGTGATGGTGAACGGCACATTGACTGTTGATGACGGTCAGCCGACTGGTGCACTGCCTGGTGCAGTCATAGACCGTAACGAAGTCTGGCCTTGA
- a CDS encoding protein tyrosine phosphatase family protein, whose translation MWRWCTVFAVAILMSDGATAQSDNGLGNARAYLRISTQLGTAGQITYDEVAAVKAAGYDVVVNLAPAHEERNALEGFHVAQEEMTYVQIPVSWQEPSQRDLELFFDVMKANEDRSVLVHCFANMRASAFVYLYRTIVEGVPKDDARSDMAKIWDPATQPQWASFIDEAERQAGSQ comes from the coding sequence ATGTGGCGATGGTGCACGGTGTTCGCGGTGGCGATTCTCATGTCAGACGGGGCGACGGCCCAGAGTGACAACGGGCTCGGGAACGCACGAGCATACTTGCGAATCTCAACTCAGCTTGGCACGGCCGGACAAATTACGTACGACGAAGTAGCAGCAGTAAAAGCTGCCGGTTATGACGTCGTTGTTAACTTAGCACCGGCTCATGAAGAACGAAACGCGCTCGAAGGTTTCCATGTTGCCCAGGAGGAGATGACGTATGTTCAAATACCGGTTTCCTGGCAGGAGCCTAGTCAACGCGATTTGGAGCTCTTTTTTGACGTGATGAAAGCTAACGAAGATCGGAGCGTCCTTGTGCACTGCTTCGCGAACATGCGTGCATCAGCCTTCGTATATCTATACCGCACGATAGTCGAAGGTGTCCCGAAGGATGACGCCCGTTCTGACATGGCTAAGATTTGGGACCCCGCGACGCAACCGCAGTGGGCGTCTTTCATCGATGAGGCAGAGCGGCAGGCGGGGAGCCAGTAG
- a CDS encoding M20 family metallopeptidase produces the protein MPDTDPVSLTCDLLRYNTVNPPGEERACAKRLGRVLEDVGFRISYYEFAEKRTSLVATLAGSDNGLPICFTGHMDVVPLGMNPWRRDPFAGERDGDRLYGRGSTDMKGALAAIVLAARHFATLPKRKAGLVLVFTAGEETRCEGSHYLAAQPDALGSAGAIVVGEPTANQPLVGHKGLVRYHIKTTGVTAHASMPEQGDNAIHKIANVVRQLTHFNFGVEPHPLMGLPTLNVGTITGGLNINSVPDEAEIGIDIRTIPGQTAESIQKQLQGALGSEVDVMNIASENSVLTDSRNEWVQQVYEVMETRLGRRPEPGTAVYFTDGSVMKPAYGDPPTVILGPGEPKCAHKTDEYCSIENLAMVTDAYLEIMCRWCMSS, from the coding sequence ATGCCCGACACCGATCCAGTCTCTCTTACGTGCGACCTGCTTCGATATAACACGGTCAACCCGCCCGGCGAAGAGCGCGCCTGTGCGAAACGACTCGGTCGGGTATTGGAGGATGTTGGTTTCCGTATCTCGTACTACGAATTCGCAGAGAAGCGGACAAGTCTAGTTGCGACACTGGCTGGCTCTGATAATGGTCTGCCGATCTGTTTCACCGGCCATATGGACGTTGTGCCGCTAGGGATGAACCCGTGGCGGCGCGATCCGTTTGCCGGTGAACGCGACGGTGATCGGCTTTACGGACGTGGATCCACGGACATGAAGGGCGCGCTAGCGGCGATTGTGCTTGCAGCCCGGCACTTTGCCACGTTACCCAAACGGAAAGCTGGCCTAGTGCTTGTTTTTACTGCGGGTGAGGAAACTCGCTGTGAGGGTTCTCATTACCTAGCCGCGCAACCCGACGCACTCGGCTCAGCAGGTGCCATCGTTGTGGGTGAACCGACTGCAAATCAGCCACTGGTGGGACACAAGGGACTCGTCAGATATCACATTAAGACGACTGGCGTCACAGCGCACGCCTCAATGCCCGAGCAGGGAGATAACGCGATTCATAAAATCGCCAATGTGGTTAGACAGTTGACCCACTTCAATTTTGGGGTTGAGCCGCATCCCCTAATGGGTTTACCCACTCTTAACGTTGGGACAATTACTGGCGGACTCAATATCAACTCGGTGCCTGACGAGGCGGAGATTGGCATCGACATCAGAACAATTCCTGGGCAAACGGCTGAAAGTATTCAGAAACAGTTGCAGGGGGCGCTTGGCAGTGAAGTCGATGTGATGAACATCGCCAGCGAAAATAGCGTCCTCACAGATTCTCGGAACGAGTGGGTGCAGCAGGTCTATGAGGTGATGGAGACGCGTCTTGGGCGACGACCGGAGCCGGGCACTGCCGTCTACTTCACCGATGGATCAGTAATGAAGCCGGCCTATGGCGACCCGCCGACTGTGATTCTCGGTCCTGGTGAACCAAAGTGTGCCCACAAAACCGATGAATACTGCTCAATTGAAAATTTGGCAATGGTGACTGATGCTTATCTGGAAATCATGTGCCGTTGGTGTATGAGTTCATAG
- a CDS encoding aldolase/citrate lyase family protein translates to MALRPSIIRGAVLAVVVCLLAVPRAGTQSDRMYNTAKQKLLNGEQVVGGTVSTSDPNIYCAMAHAGFDFLWIEMQHSPLTYSEVARMIWACKDAPAIPVIRVPDATEGDIQKATDIGALGIIVPMVATVEEAEAAVRYAKYPPEGRRSRGGGQYGALWGQDYRETANDNILLIVMIESPDGIEIADQIASVPGIDVVFAASGDIGSFTGYTQDDPQYQVLIDKIRNDTLGAGKKLGGPFGWRDREGFSFFQASGEAGLIRAGAGALLQR, encoded by the coding sequence ATGGCCTTACGACCATCGATCATTCGTGGCGCTGTATTAGCGGTAGTGGTGTGTCTACTTGCCGTGCCAAGAGCTGGAACTCAGTCGGATCGAATGTATAACACGGCAAAACAAAAGCTGCTGAACGGCGAGCAGGTAGTTGGTGGCACGGTCTCAACCTCGGATCCGAACATCTATTGTGCCATGGCTCACGCTGGTTTTGATTTCCTTTGGATCGAGATGCAGCATAGTCCACTGACTTATTCGGAAGTTGCCAGAATGATTTGGGCCTGCAAAGACGCACCCGCGATACCGGTCATTCGAGTGCCGGACGCCACCGAGGGCGACATCCAGAAGGCAACAGATATTGGTGCACTTGGAATCATTGTGCCGATGGTCGCAACGGTAGAGGAAGCCGAAGCTGCCGTTCGCTACGCGAAGTATCCGCCTGAAGGACGGCGTAGTCGCGGTGGCGGACAGTACGGTGCACTATGGGGCCAAGACTACCGTGAAACCGCGAATGACAACATCCTGTTGATTGTGATGATTGAATCGCCAGACGGAATCGAGATTGCCGATCAGATCGCTTCAGTGCCTGGCATAGATGTTGTGTTTGCCGCAAGCGGTGATATTGGTAGTTTCACAGGCTATACGCAGGACGACCCGCAGTACCAAGTCCTCATCGATAAGATTCGTAACGATACGCTCGGCGCCGGCAAGAAACTCGGTGGTCCGTTCGGCTGGCGTGACCGAGAAGGATTTAGCTTCTTCCAGGCTTCTGGAGAAGCTGGACTGATCAGGGCTGGTGCGGGTGCGTTACTGCAGCGGTAG
- a CDS encoding alpha/beta hydrolase-fold protein produces the protein MVCRRLRLSGLIALVTVSSWTCNIGPAAFHFEIVVPPEVAEGPLDGRILLLVSNTDEPEPRFQRLRSLETPLIFGSDVENLIPGEPTVLDVNLLGFPIESISEIPPGEYFVQAVLNIYTTFNRADGHTVKAHMDHWEGQQWNRSPGNLYSSVKSVTIAPFSGGTVSIALTETIPPLEPVEDTNYVKHIKFKSDILSNWWGHDIDLGAVVVLPEGFDENPQARYPVVYWHGHFPRTFTGFQEEPPSQELTSAARERAEGRHSFFQDWVSGKLPRFLIVLMQHPTPFYDDSYAVNSANNGPYGDALTQELMPRVEEQFRAIGEPWARTLSGGSTGGWESLAWQVFYPDMFNGVWTFCPDPVDFRYFQLVNIYEDDNAFHPNSTWKTSAVRPWQRGTDDQVRFSQRDASHLESVLGSRGRSGDQMDIFMNVYGPVGDDGYPKLLYDKRTGEIDKSIVEYWRDNYDLRHILERDWETLGPKLVGKLHFFMGDTDTYFLEEATRLMEAFLEQTTAPYYEGSFDWGVRQPHCYSGMPEFPGQTSYQRVLPRMLEHILETAPVGADVTSWR, from the coding sequence ATGGTATGTCGTCGTCTAAGGTTAAGTGGACTGATTGCTCTAGTTACGGTCTCATCGTGGACGTGCAATATTGGCCCGGCAGCATTTCATTTTGAGATCGTCGTGCCGCCGGAGGTAGCGGAGGGCCCACTGGACGGACGGATCCTGCTACTCGTATCCAACACTGATGAACCAGAACCTCGCTTCCAACGTCTCCGGAGCCTCGAAACACCGCTTATCTTTGGCAGTGACGTCGAGAACTTAATTCCCGGTGAACCGACGGTACTGGATGTCAATTTACTGGGATTCCCGATCGAATCAATTTCGGAGATCCCACCAGGAGAGTACTTCGTCCAGGCGGTCTTAAACATCTACACGACATTTAACCGAGCGGATGGCCACACGGTCAAAGCACACATGGACCATTGGGAAGGTCAACAGTGGAACCGCTCACCGGGAAATTTATACAGTTCGGTAAAATCGGTCACCATCGCTCCGTTCTCAGGTGGTACCGTTTCGATCGCGCTCACTGAAACCATTCCACCACTTGAGCCGGTCGAGGATACGAATTACGTCAAACACATCAAATTCAAGAGCGACATTTTGAGTAACTGGTGGGGCCACGACATTGACCTCGGTGCAGTCGTCGTGCTGCCTGAGGGCTTTGACGAAAACCCACAGGCACGTTACCCCGTTGTGTATTGGCACGGCCATTTTCCGCGTACCTTCACCGGGTTCCAGGAAGAACCACCCAGTCAGGAATTGACTAGTGCGGCGCGTGAACGTGCTGAAGGACGCCACTCTTTCTTTCAAGACTGGGTCTCGGGTAAGCTCCCACGTTTCTTGATCGTTCTCATGCAGCATCCCACACCGTTCTATGACGACTCATATGCTGTTAACTCCGCGAATAACGGCCCCTATGGAGACGCCCTCACACAGGAGTTGATGCCTCGGGTCGAGGAACAGTTCCGAGCGATCGGTGAACCGTGGGCGCGTACACTCTCAGGCGGATCCACCGGGGGATGGGAGTCACTAGCCTGGCAGGTGTTCTATCCCGACATGTTTAATGGGGTGTGGACGTTCTGCCCAGACCCCGTCGATTTTCGATACTTCCAGCTAGTCAATATCTATGAAGACGACAATGCTTTTCATCCCAACTCAACATGGAAAACAAGCGCTGTCCGCCCGTGGCAGCGCGGAACCGACGACCAAGTACGGTTCAGCCAGCGCGACGCGAGTCACCTCGAATCAGTCCTCGGTTCCCGCGGTCGCTCCGGCGACCAGATGGACATCTTCATGAACGTCTACGGCCCTGTGGGTGATGACGGGTATCCAAAGCTGCTCTATGACAAGCGGACCGGAGAAATTGATAAGAGCATCGTCGAGTACTGGCGTGACAATTACGACCTCCGACACATTCTCGAGCGCGATTGGGAAACTCTCGGGCCGAAGTTGGTCGGGAAGTTACATTTTTTTATGGGCGACACGGATACCTATTTCCTCGAAGAAGCGACACGACTCATGGAAGCATTCCTCGAACAGACGACCGCCCCCTACTACGAAGGCTCCTTCGATTGGGGCGTCCGGCAGCCGCACTGCTACTCCGGCATGCCAGAGTTTCCTGGACAGACGTCCTATCAGAGGGTGCTCCCACGAATGCTAGAGCACATTCTCGAAACGGCACCTGTCGGCGCAGACGTCACGAGTTGGCGTTGA